A region of Vibrio tubiashii ATCC 19109 DNA encodes the following proteins:
- a CDS encoding TetR/AcrR family transcriptional regulator — MATTTRKAGRPSDSIDARQNLIHHARELFTVMPYDKVSTRLVANRAGVNVAMIRYYFGNKEGLFETMLRETLAPMKQQMDILVKDSSQKNFLDIMRTYYREMIKVPQFPRLVAQVMHMDATDTQRKLLEKVFFDISQPMQMVMFEKLVDSKILRADADPKLCKVSYISLMVFPFIAPPALLAVHGIELNEEFLNQLFEHNIKLMTHGFLTSNDQQEQQ, encoded by the coding sequence GTGGCAACGACAACGAGAAAAGCGGGTCGTCCCAGTGACAGCATTGACGCTCGGCAAAATTTGATTCATCACGCTCGCGAACTCTTTACGGTTATGCCTTATGACAAGGTATCAACGCGCCTTGTTGCCAATCGAGCGGGCGTCAACGTAGCAATGATCCGTTACTACTTTGGCAATAAAGAAGGTCTGTTCGAAACCATGTTGCGAGAAACCCTCGCACCAATGAAACAGCAGATGGACATTCTGGTTAAAGACAGCTCACAAAAGAACTTTCTCGATATTATGCGAACCTATTATCGCGAAATGATCAAAGTGCCTCAGTTCCCCCGCTTAGTCGCTCAAGTTATGCATATGGACGCAACTGATACACAAAGGAAATTACTAGAAAAGGTCTTTTTCGACATCAGCCAGCCAATGCAAATGGTGATGTTTGAAAAGCTTGTCGACAGCAAAATATTGAGAGCAGATGCAGACCCTAAACTTTGTAAAGTCTCTTATATTAGCTTGATGGTCTTTCCTTTTATTGCTCCCCCAGCCCTACTTGCCGTTCACGGGATTGAGCTGAATGAAGAGTTTCTCAACCAACTGTTTGAACACAATATCAAATTAATGACACATGGATTTCTTACGTCCAACGACCAGCAGGAACAACAATGA
- a CDS encoding glycoside hydrolase has translation MPYKPTTLILSTIASLLLSSASLATSSVDSISLITDSQSVNIEPNSLAIKWNNQSVNQAGLQIDGVSQQAVKLEQLSNTHFQWILKPSNIRVDAKLASTLSLSFRLAENQTVIRDQPITLSWYNLAEEDAQELYLPFSEGMRVPTSSPEWIKYLSESRDGSNTTQDLKMPFWTAKQGSQYISWHMVTATNNALSFPQVADKLDMRAAHQFTSLNSKQPFTFSVSIGDDWLSGAKQYRQWRISNDFSSTLAEKKQANPNIEKLVGASQVYLFGSDGISVQDVTDWWGLHSWLFKRAQLAIEKSARKELQGLVKGKDWLSHYHKQLLVDSINLALNTKFNAPAPTMVNNAIEAQFKTAQQKKQWLSIHAGQYLIDPQRWGQAISTDMVKNLKSSGLTHLWLGFDNWMPAFYQPEVIQRAKQAGYLVGTYDSYNTAIPLGLNDGWLTAQLPDQIRNTCAIELADGSKKKGFRGNGYYLNPLCETEYVSKRISDILHFGQFDSLFIDVDATAMAREDYNLKTSESDMLRGFNSRMRSIADNNNVVLGSEDGNALTTSGIAFAHGLETIGFGWSDKEMKRDTHSPYYLGRWYPDHKPDFFFKPAKVKEPYKTLLFAPQYRIPLYQAVFHDEVINSHHWHSDSLKFSDVKIERDLTAMLYNVPAMVHLSRDEALSPNSKRLVQLKHYQSGFKPLHQALWDKQLNRFEWLTEDGKVQQTTFSDGSKIIANFSDKEVELDKYKLEPQSILALLEGNKTMKWKPLELK, from the coding sequence ATGCCTTATAAACCAACCACCTTAATCCTATCAACCATAGCTAGCCTATTGTTATCATCTGCTTCACTGGCTACATCATCAGTTGACAGCATCTCACTCATAACTGACTCGCAATCAGTGAACATCGAACCTAACTCACTGGCGATAAAGTGGAACAATCAATCGGTCAACCAAGCAGGTCTGCAAATTGATGGTGTCAGTCAGCAGGCCGTAAAGCTAGAGCAGCTTTCTAACACTCACTTTCAATGGATTTTAAAACCGAGCAACATCAGAGTAGATGCAAAATTAGCGTCAACTCTGAGCTTGTCTTTCCGCCTTGCTGAAAATCAAACCGTGATAAGAGACCAGCCCATTACCCTGAGTTGGTATAACCTAGCGGAAGAAGATGCACAGGAGCTCTATTTACCTTTTAGTGAAGGTATGCGGGTTCCAACCTCAAGCCCTGAATGGATCAAATACCTATCTGAGAGCCGTGATGGCTCTAACACCACTCAAGATCTAAAAATGCCTTTTTGGACCGCTAAGCAGGGCTCTCAATACATTAGCTGGCACATGGTAACAGCAACCAATAACGCGCTATCTTTTCCCCAAGTCGCTGACAAACTCGATATGAGAGCTGCGCATCAATTTACCTCCCTCAATTCTAAACAGCCTTTCACTTTCTCCGTTAGCATTGGTGATGATTGGTTAAGTGGAGCAAAGCAGTATCGCCAGTGGCGAATCAGTAATGACTTTAGCTCTACTCTGGCCGAGAAAAAGCAAGCTAACCCAAACATCGAAAAGCTTGTTGGCGCTAGCCAAGTGTATCTATTTGGTTCCGATGGAATTAGTGTTCAAGACGTCACTGATTGGTGGGGTTTACACTCGTGGTTGTTTAAGCGCGCTCAGCTTGCGATAGAAAAATCAGCCAGAAAAGAGTTGCAAGGTCTGGTCAAAGGCAAGGATTGGCTGAGTCACTATCACAAACAGTTGCTGGTAGACTCTATCAACCTCGCCCTTAATACAAAGTTTAACGCCCCAGCCCCAACTATGGTCAACAATGCCATTGAAGCGCAATTTAAAACCGCTCAGCAAAAGAAACAATGGCTAAGCATTCACGCTGGACAATACCTCATTGATCCACAGCGATGGGGACAAGCTATCTCAACCGATATGGTAAAAAACCTTAAATCGTCAGGTTTAACCCACTTATGGCTCGGTTTTGATAACTGGATGCCCGCCTTCTACCAACCAGAAGTCATTCAACGAGCCAAGCAAGCCGGCTATTTAGTCGGTACTTATGATTCATACAATACTGCGATACCACTTGGGCTCAATGATGGATGGCTTACTGCACAGCTCCCTGACCAAATTCGCAACACATGCGCTATCGAACTTGCAGATGGTTCAAAGAAGAAAGGCTTTCGTGGTAACGGCTATTATCTCAACCCACTTTGTGAAACAGAATACGTAAGCAAACGAATTTCAGACATTCTCCATTTTGGTCAGTTTGATAGTTTGTTCATTGATGTCGATGCCACTGCAATGGCACGTGAGGACTACAACTTGAAGACAAGCGAATCTGATATGCTACGCGGGTTTAATTCACGAATGCGGTCTATTGCCGACAATAACAACGTCGTACTCGGTTCAGAAGATGGTAACGCACTCACCACCTCAGGCATTGCTTTTGCTCATGGTTTAGAAACGATTGGGTTTGGTTGGAGTGATAAAGAGATGAAACGCGATACTCACTCACCCTACTACCTGGGACGTTGGTATCCAGATCACAAGCCAGATTTCTTTTTCAAGCCAGCAAAAGTTAAAGAGCCCTATAAAACCTTACTCTTTGCTCCTCAATATCGTATTCCGCTCTACCAAGCCGTCTTTCACGATGAGGTGATAAACAGTCACCATTGGCACTCTGATAGTCTCAAATTCAGCGATGTTAAAATCGAGCGTGACCTAACAGCTATGCTTTACAATGTTCCCGCGATGGTTCATCTCAGTAGAGACGAAGCTTTGTCACCAAACAGCAAGAGATTGGTGCAGCTTAAACACTACCAATCAGGTTTTAAGCCTCTACATCAGGCGCTTTGGGATAAGCAGTTAAACCGTTTTGAGTGGTTAACGGAAGATGGCAAGGTACAGCAAACGACCTTTTCTGATGGCAGTAAGATAATTGCTAACTTCTCAGACAAAGAAGTTGAACTAGACAAATACAAGCTTGAGCCACAGTCTATATTGGCTTTGCTCGAAGGCAATAAAACGATGAAGTGGAAGCCTTTAGAACTGAAGTAA
- a CDS encoding efflux RND transporter periplasmic adaptor subunit, translated as MKMNKKLLFFPALAVGVIALVLAVKMKPDLPVKPAGDRARLVETTPLELRAMAPKAIGFGKVAPKIEWKAIAEVTGKIVYRHPRLEKGQVLQAGTEILRIDPLDYELKLVQAQADLKSAQTSLAKLYQEEDNLKQTLKIESNRLVISNKELQRKQNLRKKGLTSQSDVDQQEQSALSQRKLVLDIENQIGLMPDEKRVAEALVKVNTSKVEEAHRSLEKTIIKLPYDLRIAAVDIEQNQVVNLQQTMVTAHGMDVMEVEAQLSIHDMHTLASSLGEFNRDESGIPQPDMTFINASIELSSGNMKATWPAKVSRISETVDPNQATAGVILEIQQDYRNLNPNSVPPLVNGMFVRAFIEGQANPSWVIPERALHGDKIYLMDEANKLTIQPVTVLYRRGNQVIIDGDLNQGDKLILNDLLPAINGMLLKEATATKEESAQ; from the coding sequence ATGAAAATGAATAAGAAGCTACTGTTTTTTCCAGCGCTAGCCGTTGGTGTCATCGCCTTAGTGTTAGCAGTAAAAATGAAGCCCGATCTACCGGTTAAACCCGCGGGTGACCGAGCGCGATTGGTAGAAACGACACCTCTAGAGTTGCGCGCAATGGCACCTAAAGCGATCGGTTTTGGTAAAGTTGCGCCAAAAATCGAATGGAAAGCGATAGCAGAAGTGACGGGCAAAATTGTTTATCGCCACCCTAGGCTAGAGAAAGGACAAGTGCTTCAGGCAGGGACAGAAATCCTGCGTATCGACCCACTCGATTACGAGTTGAAACTGGTACAAGCTCAAGCTGACCTCAAATCTGCTCAAACCTCTTTAGCTAAGCTTTACCAAGAAGAAGATAATCTTAAACAGACACTCAAAATTGAAAGCAATCGTCTGGTTATCTCAAACAAAGAGCTACAACGTAAACAGAACCTGCGCAAAAAAGGGCTCACTTCGCAATCTGATGTTGACCAGCAAGAACAAAGTGCTTTATCGCAACGAAAACTGGTACTCGATATCGAAAACCAAATCGGATTGATGCCCGATGAAAAACGAGTCGCTGAAGCCTTGGTCAAAGTCAACACCTCTAAGGTTGAAGAGGCACACCGCTCATTAGAAAAAACCATCATCAAGCTGCCTTACGACTTGCGCATTGCCGCCGTTGATATCGAACAAAATCAAGTGGTGAATCTACAGCAAACCATGGTCACAGCGCATGGCATGGATGTGATGGAAGTAGAAGCCCAACTTTCAATTCATGATATGCACACCCTTGCGTCAAGCTTAGGTGAGTTCAATCGTGATGAGTCTGGTATCCCTCAACCAGACATGACATTTATCAACGCCAGTATTGAACTGAGCAGCGGTAACATGAAAGCAACTTGGCCTGCAAAGGTTAGCCGAATCAGTGAAACCGTCGACCCCAACCAAGCGACCGCTGGGGTTATATTGGAGATTCAGCAAGACTACCGCAATCTAAACCCTAACAGCGTCCCCCCACTCGTGAATGGGATGTTTGTACGTGCGTTTATCGAAGGTCAAGCAAATCCAAGCTGGGTGATTCCTGAGCGTGCACTTCATGGCGACAAAATCTACCTAATGGATGAAGCCAATAAGCTGACAATTCAGCCTGTCACTGTCCTTTACCGTCGCGGCAATCAAGTCATTATTGATGGTGACCTGAACCAAGGTGACAAGCTAATCCTGAATGACCTACTGCCTGCGATCAATGGCATGCTGCTTAAAGAGGCAACGGCGACTAAAGAGGAGTCAGCGCAATGA
- a CDS encoding DUF6559 family protein, with the protein MTPALIKGYGSRDFYSAGQVFQAASSVETSKRYFHYNLALFCNELTSEQSDKFELSQSQLDALRKELSHKIFAGAEYTAMDVLKLASPSSWKGGSIEDSMANHYGMNSRY; encoded by the coding sequence ATGACCCCCGCTTTAATTAAGGGGTATGGGTCACGAGACTTTTACTCTGCTGGTCAAGTTTTTCAGGCCGCAAGCTCCGTTGAGACTTCCAAACGTTACTTTCACTATAACCTTGCGTTGTTTTGTAATGAGCTCACTAGCGAGCAAAGTGACAAGTTTGAACTTAGCCAATCTCAGTTAGATGCTTTACGCAAAGAACTAAGCCATAAAATCTTCGCTGGAGCGGAGTATACGGCGATGGATGTGCTCAAGCTAGCGAGCCCTTCTTCTTGGAAAGGCGGAAGCATAGAAGACAGCATGGCGAATCACTATGGAATGAATAGCCGTTACTAA
- a CDS encoding DUF2861 family protein: MSYKTWIVTPLLIAFVTPFCSANDATWFRNTPMQSTMEALLEKQPRRAWQELTLALSQNHIDPIHWQPVKEAILAQSNCGHQLDTSLSAMPPRLTLSFISRSGFSSSGYQIKVSTEETQQGGHFSLVTPQGISLLSGEVEPHKNYQEWETNELITSPEAGVYYLKYNRNELPVVVSRYDSNHWLNRSTMDSSVIQASLPQLNNGCAKPVVNLQWFDSEYNQVKNKKALEVTSKKITLEQLQPPPNARHLSASTLIFEYQPGVKVEYIHRISLPFSNRDK, encoded by the coding sequence ATGAGTTATAAGACTTGGATAGTGACACCACTGCTGATTGCTTTCGTTACTCCTTTTTGTTCGGCAAACGACGCTACGTGGTTCCGCAATACGCCAATGCAATCGACCATGGAGGCTCTACTCGAAAAGCAGCCGAGACGAGCATGGCAAGAACTCACTCTAGCACTGAGTCAGAATCACATTGACCCCATACATTGGCAACCCGTTAAAGAAGCCATATTGGCACAATCAAACTGCGGTCATCAGCTTGATACAAGTTTGTCTGCGATGCCTCCTCGGTTAACACTCTCTTTTATCAGTCGTAGCGGTTTCTCTAGCAGCGGCTACCAAATTAAGGTCTCGACAGAAGAAACACAACAAGGTGGTCATTTCTCGCTCGTCACCCCACAAGGAATATCTCTATTATCTGGAGAGGTTGAACCTCACAAGAATTATCAGGAATGGGAAACCAACGAACTCATTACTTCTCCTGAGGCGGGAGTCTACTATTTAAAATACAATCGCAACGAGTTGCCTGTTGTTGTTTCTCGTTACGATAGCAACCACTGGCTTAATCGTTCAACAATGGATAGTTCTGTGATTCAAGCGAGCCTTCCTCAACTAAATAACGGCTGTGCGAAACCGGTTGTGAATCTCCAATGGTTTGATTCCGAGTACAATCAAGTAAAGAACAAAAAAGCACTAGAAGTGACGAGCAAGAAGATAACTCTAGAGCAACTGCAACCCCCACCCAATGCTCGCCACTTAAGTGCCTCCACACTCATTTTTGAGTACCAGCCTGGAGTAAAAGTTGAGTATATTCATCGAATCTCGTTGCCCTTCTCTAATAGAGACAAATAG